From one Nothobranchius furzeri strain GRZ-AD chromosome 2, NfurGRZ-RIMD1, whole genome shotgun sequence genomic stretch:
- the rgp1 gene encoding RAB6A-GEF complex partner protein 2, whose amino-acid sequence MIEVVASMARGPVFLAGELMECLITFTNPMSHLSTSASSEMLAWASAQIHCQFHASENRVALPAQGNKQDVQADSDTVLIPSRGERGQCVLDTPPKILFCDLRLDPGESKTYSYSEMVPVDGPPSFRGQAVKYVYKLTIGCQRVNSPIKLLRVPFRVLVLQGMPEPPFPQDEEVSPSNPFLEEEEASRRDARALERALDMLMVTTSRRCPHMFNITNMRGKVAKFCIFKTVYRLGEDVVGTFNFSEGDIPCLQYSVSLQSEEEIQEQYQRRPGQAISVTGHGRHLESCLHTASSHFSLPVPLNVTPGFSTDIVSLRWRLHFEFVTARDPTEAPTVLQNQSEDTIWAGAEHVDVDTFSWNLPIKVLPTNPALASYVSQFTGTNSIRI is encoded by the exons ATGATCGAGGTGGTGGCCTCCATGGCCCGAGGCCCCGTGTTTCTGGCCGGGGAGCTAATGGAGTGTCTCATAACGTTCACCAACCCCATGTCCCACCTATCCACATCTGCAAGCAG TGAGATGCTCGCATGGGCCAGTGCCCAGATCCACTGTCAATTTCATGCCAGTGAGAACCGAGTGGCCCTGCCGGCTCAGGGCAACAAACAAGACGTCCAGGCTGACAGCGACACTGTGCTGATTCCTAGCAGAG GAGAGCGAGGGCAATGTGTGCTGGACACACCTCCAAAGATTTTGTTCTGTGACTTGCGCCTGGACCCTGGAGAAAGTAAAACAT ACTCGTACAGCGAGATGGTTCCCGTTGACGGACCTCCTAGTTTTCGCGGCCAGGCGGTGAAGTACGTCTACAAACTGACCATCGGCTGCCAGAGGGTCAACTCTCCCATCAAGCTGCTCCGAGTTCCCTTCAGAGTGCTGGTTCTGCAGG GAATGCCAGAGCCTCCGTTTCCTCAGGATGAAGAGGTTTCCCCCTCCAACCCGTTTCTGGAGGAAGAAGAAGCGAGTCGCAGGGACGCGCGGGCTCTAGAGAGAGCACTGGACATGCTGATGGTCACCACCTCTAGGCGCTGCCCTC ACATGTTTAATATCACCAACATGCGCGGAAAAGTGGCAAAGTTCTGCATCTTCAAGACCGTTTACAGACTCGGAGAGGACGTCGTCGGCACATTTAACTTCTCCGAGGGAGACATTCCCTGCCTACAG TATTCAGTGAGCCTTCAGAGTGAGGAGGAGATCCAGGAGCAGTACCAGAGACGACCCGGTCAGGCCATCAGTGTGACGGGACATGGACGACACCTGGAGTCCTGCCTCCACACGGCCTCCAGTCACTTCTCTCTGCCCGTCCCCCTCAACGTCACACCAGGCTTCAGCACAGACATTG TGAGTCTTCGCTGGCGGCTGCACTTTGAGTTTGTCACCGCCCGGGATCCTACGGAAGCCCCAACTGTCCTGCAGAACCAATCGGAGGACACCATTTGGGCGGGGGCGGAGCATGTGGACGTGGACACCTTCAGTTGGAATTTGCCCATCAAAGTGCTGCCCACCAACCCGGCCCTGGCGTCCTACGTGTCTCAGTTTACAGGGACCAACAGCATCCGTATTTGA
- the msmp1 gene encoding prostate-associated microseminoprotein encodes MELSMVNWVVVSAGFLLIWASAGSAAPLECHFNSRALCVFAGKQYSLGESWMDDACMHCTCLHPVGVGCCETVHRPVDFPAWCEVRVEPVTCKVFLVQTADPRQLCYPGETNQDPSHGSLHLQQQQQQLEG; translated from the exons ATGGAGCTCTCCATGGTGAACTGGGTGGTTGTGTCTGCTGGGTTCCTGCTGATCTGGGCCAGCGCTGGCTCAGCTGCACCCTTGGAGTGCCACTTCAACTCAAGAG CGCTGTGTGTGTTCGCGGGGAAGCAGTACTCCCTGGGGGAATCCTGGATGGACGATGCCTGCATGCACTGCACCTGTCTGCACCCTGTTGGTGTCGGTTGCTGTGAGAC AGTGCATCGGCCGGTGGACTTCCCCGCCTGGTGTGAGGTACGGGTGGAACCAGTGACCTGCAAAGTGTTTCTGGTCCAGACAGCTGACCCTCGCCAGCTGTGCTACCCAGGTGAAACAAACCAGGATCCGAGCCACGGATCGCttcacctgcagcagcagcagcagcagcttgagGGTTAG